Proteins from a genomic interval of Sugiyamaella lignohabitans strain CBS 10342 chromosome C, complete sequence:
- the DAL81 gene encoding Dal81p (Positive regulator of genes in multiple nitrogen degradation pathways; contains DNA binding domain but does not appear to bind the dodecanucleotide sequence present in the promoter region of many genes involved in allantoin catabolism; GO_component: GO:0005634 - nucleus [Evidence IEA,IEA,IEA]; GO_component: GO:0005634 - nucleus [Evidence IC] [PMID 20581295]; GO_function: GO:0003677 - DNA binding [Evidence IEA,IEA]; GO_function: GO:0001128 - RNA polymerase II transcription coactivator activity involved in preinitiation complex assembly [Evidence IDA,IMP] [PMID 21515579]; GO_function: GO:0001190 - RNA polymerase II transcription factor binding transcription factor activity involved in positive regulation of transcription [Evidence IPI] [PMID 10906145]; GO_function: GO:0001190 - RNA polymerase II transcription factor binding transcription factor activity involved in positive regulation of transcription [Evidence IMP] [PMID 17603098]; GO_function: GO:0001135 - RNA polymerase II transcription factor recruiting transcription factor activity [Evidence IDA,IMP] [PMID 21515579]; GO_function: GO:0046872 - metal ion binding [Evidence IEA]; GO_function: GO:0000981 - sequence-specific DNA binding RNA polymerase II transcription factor activity [Evidence IEA]; GO_function: GO:0008270 - zinc ion binding [Evidence IEA]; GO_process: GO:0001080 - nitrogen catabolite activation of transcription from RNA polymerase II promoter [Evidence IPI] [PMID 10906145]; GO_process: GO:0001080 - nitrogen catabolite activation of transcription from RNA polymerase II promoter [Evidence IMP] [PMID 7899074]; GO_process: GO:1901717 - positive regulation of gamma-aminobutyric acid catabolic process [Evidence IMP] [PMID 2406136]; GO_process: GO:1901714 - positive regulation of urea catabolic process [Evidence IMP] [PMID 2406136]; GO_process: GO:0006355 - regulation of transcription, DNA-templated [Evidence IEA,IEA]; GO_process: GO:0006366 - transcription from RNA polymerase II promoter [Evidence IEA]; GO_process: GO:0006351 - transcription, DNA-templated [Evidence IEA,IEA]), which produces MQEYLDTYEDIKVDIDGQLQQQQSLGDSSQMSSNFNDTSAVSPQRMKQEYLSNTNVFPYILEGSMISPDGSITVGMGNSPPGVRNNSANGSGNRGYILDNPPSDGSSGTIQQSPPELANQTQALGPSTGSGMPTAPAKNPKFMKMRPCDECRRRKSGCIMADGSNTCLTCQVNGIACTFIEGPRSRKRNTSSTAKDANFGSASNNNSANASGDSSNANKRAKINTTVTEIAAEPAAEQSRYINPVQDYASIRGHSLLKKTLGLQYPKSAVYVGDTSVYDNVLLDSGNFDKKDEAELPGNISLRRAGPGAVFILSTDDGPQESVEDVDEIEKLTTPYGKQLIDLYFRTVHPYFPVLDKDVFLEKYSRTHREFVPCLLAAVYILALKWWYYDVNLSSLPKPDITAKLYQLAVESFHKVCGHPKIPVVQAGILLVQCKPSDDRHWLICSQVVPCAERIGLGLDCQNWKVPKWERGLRKRLAWAVYLLDKWLSLIEAQPSHISDNYWLVAKLTPDDFASKSSRQDGDDSTSGASSAAETPIPEDSITSPVLSTDQPGQVFIEMITLSQIVNEIIDTLFTYKSKALIRDTEEILEVAKPIQIKLRRWYLGLPESLQINSAKPRQLSAHGGLHLAYFGAEITLHRRIIRSLTKDSPQELTEVCREAGKARLLAAMEFVRGLRPEHMQSFWHFSASANFALIGSFAALLFVTATTKDEQAFYRSEITEYMWRLRVLNGFGEMAAALRQLGITMSRIPGLKSPDIQAAY; this is translated from the coding sequence ATGCAGGAATATCTTGATACATATGAGGATATAAAAGTGGATATAGATGGGCAGctgcaacagcaacagtcACTTGGTGACTCTTCACAGATGTCTTCGAACTTTAACGATACATCAGCGGTGTCTCCACAGAGAATGAAACAGGAATACTTGTCCAATACAAATGTATTTCCATATATTTTAGAGGGATCAATGATATCTCCAGATGGATCTATAACCGTGGGAATGGGCAATTCACCTCCTGGTGTCCGTAATAACTCGGCTAATGGATCTGGCAATAGAGGTTATATTCTGGATAATCCTCCTTCAGATGGTAGTAGTGGTACAATACAACAATCACCTCCTGAACTGGCCAACCAGACCCAGGCTCTGGGGCCATCAacaggatctggcatgCCTACAGCACCAGCGAAAAATCCTAAATTTATGAAAATGAGACCATGTGACGAATGTCGGCGGCGAAAATCAGGGTGTATTATGGCAGATGGATCAAACACTTGTTTAACCTGTCAAGTCAATGGCATTGCATGTACGTTTATTGAAGGACCCAGGTCTCGAAAACGAAATACTAGTAGTACAGCCAAGGACGCCAATTTCGGGTCTGCATCAAATAATAACTCGGCAAATGCCTCAGGAGACTCATCTAATGCTAATAAAAGGGCCAAAATAAACACGACAGTGACGGAAATCGCTGCCGAACCAGCGGCTGAACAATCACGATATATCAACCCAGTTCAGGACTACGCCAGTATACGAGGACATTCACTCCTAAAAAAGACTTTGGGACTGCAGTATCCTAAATCTGCTGTGTATGTAGGAGATACATCTGTATACGACAATGTGCTATTAGACTCTGGGAACTTTGATAAAAAGGACGAAGCAGAATTACCGGGCAATATATCACTACGGCGAGCTGGTCCAGGAGCAGTATTTATTCTATCTACAGATGATGGACCTCAGGAGTCGGTTGAAGATGTCGACGAAATAGAGAAACTCACTACTCCCTACGGAAAGCAGTTAATTGATCTCTACTTTCGAACTGTTCATCCATACTTCCCAGTACTCGATAAAGACGTATTCCTAGAGAAATATTCGCGAACGCACCGAGAGTTTGTTCCATGCCTGTTAGCTGCTGTGTACATTCTGGCTTTGAAATGGTGGTATTACGACGTGAATCTATCGTCTCTGCCCAAGCCAGATATCACTGCCAAACTATATCAGCTCGCAGTAGAAAGTTTCCACAAAGTATGTGGCCATCCCAAGATCCCCGTCGTGCAAGCCGGTATTCTGCTGGTACAGTGTAAACCCAGTGATGACCGTCACTGGCTTATCTGTTCACAGGTCGTCCCATGTGCTGAACGAATCGGACTGGGTCTAGACTGTCAGAACTGGAAAGTGCCCAAATGGGAGCGTGGTTTACGCAAACGTCTAGCATGGGCTGTATATCTTCTAGACAAGTGGTTATCGCTCATTGAAGCACAACCATCACACATTTCCGACAACTACTGGCTGGTTGCAAAACTAACACCAGATGATTTCGCCAGTAAATCATCGCGACAAGACGGTGATGATAGCACTAGCGGAGCCAGTTCAGCTGCCGAGACACCAATTCCCGAAGACTCCATCACCTCACCAGTGCTATCAACCGACCAGCCTGGCCAGGTATTTATTGAAATGATAACATTGAGCCAAATCGTCAACGAGATTATCGATACCCTTTTCACCTACAAATCCAAGGCACTAATTCGCGACACCGAAGAGATTCTGGAAGTAGCCAAACCGATCCAAATCAAGCTCCGTCGCTGGTACCTCGGCCTTCCCGAGTCACTACAAATCAACAGCGCCAAACCACGTCAACTGTCTGCTCACGGCGGATTACATCTAGCATATTTCGGAGCCGAAATCACCCTTCACCGACGCATCATTCGCTCACTAACAAAAGACTCGCCACAAGAACTGACCGAAGTGTGTCGCGAGGCAGGCAAAGCCCGGCTCCTGGCTGCCATGGAGTTTGTACGCGGTCTCCGTCCCGAACACATGCAATCGTTCTGGCACTTCTCGGCCTCAGCCAACTTCGCCCTTATCGGCTCCTTCGCGGCTCTCCTCTTCGTAACCGCCACAACCAAAGACGAACAAGCTTTCTACCGCTCGGAAATCACCGAATACATGTGGCGACTGCGTGTTCTCAACGGGTTCGGCGaaatggcagcagcactcCGCCAGCTGGGCATCACCATGTCTCGGATCCCTGGACTCAAATCACCCGACATCCAGGCCGCCTATTGA
- the RFC4 gene encoding replication factor C subunit 4 (Subunit of heteropentameric Replication factor C (RF-C); which is a DNA binding protein and ATPase that acts as a clamp loader of the proliferating cell nuclear antigen (PCNA) processivity factor for DNA polymerases delta and epsilon; relocalizes to the cytosol in response to hypoxia; GO_component: GO:0031390 - Ctf18 RFC-like complex [Evidence IPI] [PMID 11389843]; GO_component: GO:0005663 - DNA replication factor C complex [Evidence IDA,ISS] [PMID 8063832]; GO_component: GO:0031391 - Elg1 RFC-like complex [Evidence IPI] [PMID 12909721]; GO_component: GO:0031391 - Elg1 RFC-like complex [Evidence IPI] [PMID 12912927]; GO_component: GO:0031389 - Rad17 RFC-like complex [Evidence IDA] [PMID 12604797]; GO_component: GO:0005829 - cytosol [Evidence IDA] [PMID 22932476]; GO_component: GO:0005634 - nucleus [Evidence IEA,IEA]; GO_component: GO:0005634 - nucleus [Evidence IDA] [PMID 22932476]; GO_function: GO:0005524 - ATP binding [Evidence IEA,IEA]; GO_function: GO:0003677 - DNA binding [Evidence IEA,IEA]; GO_function: GO:0003689 - DNA clamp loader activity [Evidence IDA] [PMID 12604797]; GO_function: GO:0003689 - DNA clamp loader activity [Evidence IDA] [PMID 8995429]; GO_function: GO:0017111 - nucleoside-triphosphatase activity [Evidence IEA]; GO_function: GO:0000166 - nucleotide binding [Evidence IEA,IEA]; GO_process: GO:0006260 - DNA replication [Evidence IEA,IEA]; GO_process: GO:0007049 - cell cycle [Evidence IEA]; GO_process: GO:0006272 - leading strand elongation [Evidence IDA] [PMID 1346062]; GO_process: GO:0006298 - mismatch repair [Evidence TAS] [PMID 10072354]; GO_process: GO:0007062 - sister chromatid cohesion [Evidence IPI] [PMID 11389843]), translated as MPGIGKTTSVLCLARTLLGDTYKEAVLELNASDERGIDVVRGRIKAFAQKKINLPPGRQKIVILDEADSMTPGAQQALRRTMEIYSNTTRFAFACNQSNKIIEPLQSRCAILRYTRLTDEQVLKRLLQVIDAEGVKYSDDGLSALLFTAEGDMRQALNNLQSTWSGFGFVSGDNVFKVVDSPHPLAVQRMIQACTQYNIDGALEELNTLWDKGYSAVDIIATMFRVTKSLPDVSEGDRLEYIKEIGFTHMRILDGVGTFLQIAGCLARLAKLSTKSKA; from the coding sequence ATGCCTGGTATTGGTAAAACTACGTCAGTTCTGTGTCTGGCGAGAACGCTGCTGGGAGATACATATAAAGAGGCAGTTCTGGAACTGAATGCATCTGACGAACGTGGTATCGATGTTGTTCGTGGTAGAATCAAGGCTTTTGCTCAGAAGAAAATCAATCTACCACCAGGGAGACAGAAGATTGTTATTCTTGATGAGGCAGATTCAATGACTCCTGGTGCTCAACAAGCTCTCAGAAGAACTATGGAGATCTATTCAAATACCACCCGTTTTGCCTTTGCATGTAACCAGTCCAACAAAATCATTGAACCTTTACAGTCCCGATGTGCCATTCTACGGTATACCCGATTGACTGATGAACAAGTGTTAAAAAGATTGCTTCAAGTCATTGATGCCGAGGGGGTCAAGTACTCAGACGACGGACTAAGTGCATTACTATTCACTGCCGAGGGCGATATGCGACAGGCTCTGAACAATTTACAAAGTACCTGGTCTGGATTCGGGTTTGTCAGCGGTGACAATGTATTTAAAGTAGTGGACTCACCACACCCACTGGCTGTCCAACGAATGATCCAGGCCTGCACCCAATACAACATTGATGGCGCTCTCGAGGAGCTCAACACCCTGTGGGACAAGGGCTACAGTGCTGTCGACATCATTGCTACCATGTTCCGAGTAACGAAAAGTCTTCCTGACGTGTCCGAGGGCGATAGGCTCGAGTACATCAAAGAAATCGGGTTCACCCACATGCGCATCCTCGACGGAGTCGGCACCTTCCTTCAGATCGCAGGCTGTCTGGCCCGACTCGCCAAACTGTCGACCAAATCAAAAGCATAG